One part of the Ursus arctos isolate Adak ecotype North America unplaced genomic scaffold, UrsArc2.0 scaffold_16, whole genome shotgun sequence genome encodes these proteins:
- the TTPAL gene encoding alpha-tocopherol transfer protein-like isoform X1, whose amino-acid sequence MSEESDSLRTSPSVASLSENELPPPAEPPGYVCSLTEDLVTKAREELQEKPEWRLRDVQALRDMVRKECPNLSTSLDDAFLLRFLRARKFDYDRALQLLVNYHSCRRSWPEVFNNLKPSALKDVLASGFLTVLPHTDPRGCHILCMRPDRWIPSNYPITENIRAIYLTLEKLIQSEETQVNGIVILADYKGVSLSKASHFGPFIAKKVIGILQDGFPIRIKAVHVVNEPRIFKGIFAIIKPFLKEKIANRFFLHGSDLNSLHTSLPRSILPKEYGGTAGELDITAWNAVLLASEEDFVREFCQTVPVCDSILGQALPPEGLTSDAQCDDSLRAVKSQLYSCY is encoded by the exons ATGTCAGAAGAAAGTGACTCTCTGCGGACCAGCCCCTCTGTGGCCTCACTCTCGGAAAATGAGCTGCCGCCGCCGGCTGAGCCTCCCGGCTACGTGTGCTCGCTGACGGAAGACCTGGTCACCAAAGCCAGGGAGGAGCTGCAGGAGAAGCCAGAATGGAGACTTCGAGACGTGCAGGCCCTCCGTGACATGGTGCGGAAGGAGTGCCCGAACCTGAGCACCTCCCTGGACGATGCCTTCCTGCTGCGCTTCCTCCGAGCCCGCAAGTTCGATTACGACCGGGCCCTGCAGCTCCTGGTCAACTACCACAGCTGCAGGAGAAGCTGGCCCGAGGTCTTCAACAACCTGAAGCCCTCGGCCTTGAAGGATGTCCTCGCCTCTGGATTCCTCACCGTGCTGCCCCACACCGACCCCCGGGGCTGCCATATCCTCTGCATGCGCCCAG ACAGATGGATACCGAGCAACTATCCAATTACCGAAAACATCCGAGCCATATACTTGACATTAGAAAAACTCATTCAGTCTGAAGAAACCCAGGTGAATGGAATTGTAATTCTTGCAGACTACAAAGGCGTGAGCTTATCAAAAGCATCTCACTTTGGCCCTTTTATAGCCAAAAAGGTGATTGGCATCCTTCAG gaTGGCTTCCCCATTCGGATAAAAGCAGTCCATGTAGTGAATGAACCTCGAATATTTAAAGGCATTTTTGCCATCATAAAACCATTTCTGAAGGAGAAAATAGCAAACAGA TTTTTCCTCCATGGGTCTGACCTGAACTCTCTCCACACAAGCCTTCCCAGAAGCATTCTCCCCAAGGAGTACGGGGGCACGGCTGGAGAGCTCGACATCACTGCCTGGAACGCAGTGCTGCTGGCCTCGGAGGAGGACTTCGTGAGAGAGTTCTGCCAAACTGTCCCTGTCTGCGACAGCAtcctgggccaggccctgccaCCTGAGGGGCTGACCTCAGATGCGCAGTGTGATGATTCCCTGCGGGCCGTGAAATCACAGCTCTATTCCTGCTATTAG
- the SERINC3 gene encoding serine incorporator 3 isoform X2, whose protein sequence is MLTEGMESQLKKIPGFCEGGFKINVAERKVDKDCDVLVGYKAVYRINFALAIFFFAFSLLMLKVKTSKDPRAAVHNGFWFFKIAAIVGIMVGSFYIPGGHFTTAWFIVGMVGAFLFILIQLVLLVDFAHSWNESWVNRMEEGNPRCWYAALLSVTSVCYVLSVVFVGLLYAYYTKPDGCAENKFFISINLILCFVVSIISILPKIQEHQPRSGLLQSSLITLYTMYLTWSAMSNEPDRSCNPGLWSIVTHMTAPTLAPGNSTPVVSTPAPPSKSGHFVDLESFIGLTGFVLCLLYSSIRTSNNSQVSKLTLSGSDSVILRDTAANGGSDEEDGQPRRAVDNEKEGVQYSYFLFHFMLSLASLYIMMTLTSWYSPDAEFQSMTSKWPAVWVKISSSWVCLLLYVWTLVAPLVLTNRDFS, encoded by the exons ATGCTGACCGAAGGGATGGAATCGCAGCTGAAGAAG ATTCCTGGATTCTGTGAAGGGGGATTTAAAATCAATGTGGCTGAAAGAAAGGTGGATAAAGACTGTGATGTTCTGGTCGGTTATAAAGCTGTGTATCGGATCAACTTTGCCTTGGCcatctttttctttgccttctctctgctcatgttaaaagtaaaaacaagtaaAGATCCCAGAGCAGCAGTACACAATGg gtTTTGGTTCTTCAAAATTGCTGCCATTGTTGGTATCATGGTTGGCTCTTTCTACATCCCTGGGGGCCATTTCACCACAG CCTGGTTTATTGTTGGCATGGTAGGGGCCTTTTTGTTCATCCTCATCCAGCTAGTGCTGTTGGTTGACTTTGCTCACTCTTGGAATGAATCATGGGTAAATCGAATGGAAGAAGGAAATCCAAGGTGCTGGTATGCCG CTTTGCTGTCTGTCACCAGCGTCTGCTACGTTCTGTCGGTCGTCTTCGTCGGCTTGCTCTACGCGTACTACACCAAACCGGACGGCTGCGCAGAGAACAAGTTCTTCATCAGTATTAATTTGATCCTTTGTTTTGTGGTTTCTATTATATCCATCCTTCCAAAAATTCAG GAACACCAGCCTCGGTCTGGTCTCCTTCAGTCTTCTCTCATCACCCTCTACACCATGTACCTCACCTGGTCAGCCATGTCCAATGAACCCG ATCGTTCCTGCAACCCTGGCCTGTGGAGCATCGTTACGCACATGACCGCGCCAACCTTGGCTCCTGGAAATTCAACTCCTGTAGTCTctacccctgccccaccctcaaAGAGTGGGCATTTTGTAGATCTAGAGAGTTTTATTGGGCTGACAGGCTTTGTTCTCTGCCTTTTGTATTCTAG CATCCGCACTTCCAACAACAGCCAAGTAAGTAAGCTGACCCTGTCAGGAAGTGACAGCGTGATCCTCCGTGACACTGCTGCCAACGGCGGCAGCGACGAAGAGGACGGGCAGCCTCGGCGGGCTGTGGACAACGAGAAGGAAGGAGTGCAGTACAGCTACTTCTTATTCCACTTCATGCTCTCCTTGGCTTCCTTGTACATCATGATGACCCTTACCAGCTGGTACAG cCCTGATGCAGAGTTCCAGAGCATGACCAGCAAGTGGCCAGCTGTGTGGGTCAAGATCAGCTCCAGCTGGGTCTGCCTCCTCCTCTATGTCTGGACCCTCGTAGCTCCACTCGTCCTCACCAATCGTGACTTCAGCTGA
- the SERINC3 gene encoding serine incorporator 3 isoform X1, with translation MGAVLGVFSLASWVPCLCSGASCLLCSCCPNSKNSTVTRLIYAFILFLGAAVSCIMLTEGMESQLKKIPGFCEGGFKINVAERKVDKDCDVLVGYKAVYRINFALAIFFFAFSLLMLKVKTSKDPRAAVHNGFWFFKIAAIVGIMVGSFYIPGGHFTTAWFIVGMVGAFLFILIQLVLLVDFAHSWNESWVNRMEEGNPRCWYAALLSVTSVCYVLSVVFVGLLYAYYTKPDGCAENKFFISINLILCFVVSIISILPKIQEHQPRSGLLQSSLITLYTMYLTWSAMSNEPDRSCNPGLWSIVTHMTAPTLAPGNSTPVVSTPAPPSKSGHFVDLESFIGLTGFVLCLLYSSIRTSNNSQVSKLTLSGSDSVILRDTAANGGSDEEDGQPRRAVDNEKEGVQYSYFLFHFMLSLASLYIMMTLTSWYSPDAEFQSMTSKWPAVWVKISSSWVCLLLYVWTLVAPLVLTNRDFS, from the exons CTGCTGTGTAGCTGCTGCCCCAACAGTAAGAACTCCACGGTGACCCGCCTCATCTATGCCTTCATTCTCTTCCTGGGCGCTGCGGTGTCCTGTATCATGCTGACCGAAGGGATGGAATCGCAGCTGAAGAAG ATTCCTGGATTCTGTGAAGGGGGATTTAAAATCAATGTGGCTGAAAGAAAGGTGGATAAAGACTGTGATGTTCTGGTCGGTTATAAAGCTGTGTATCGGATCAACTTTGCCTTGGCcatctttttctttgccttctctctgctcatgttaaaagtaaaaacaagtaaAGATCCCAGAGCAGCAGTACACAATGg gtTTTGGTTCTTCAAAATTGCTGCCATTGTTGGTATCATGGTTGGCTCTTTCTACATCCCTGGGGGCCATTTCACCACAG CCTGGTTTATTGTTGGCATGGTAGGGGCCTTTTTGTTCATCCTCATCCAGCTAGTGCTGTTGGTTGACTTTGCTCACTCTTGGAATGAATCATGGGTAAATCGAATGGAAGAAGGAAATCCAAGGTGCTGGTATGCCG CTTTGCTGTCTGTCACCAGCGTCTGCTACGTTCTGTCGGTCGTCTTCGTCGGCTTGCTCTACGCGTACTACACCAAACCGGACGGCTGCGCAGAGAACAAGTTCTTCATCAGTATTAATTTGATCCTTTGTTTTGTGGTTTCTATTATATCCATCCTTCCAAAAATTCAG GAACACCAGCCTCGGTCTGGTCTCCTTCAGTCTTCTCTCATCACCCTCTACACCATGTACCTCACCTGGTCAGCCATGTCCAATGAACCCG ATCGTTCCTGCAACCCTGGCCTGTGGAGCATCGTTACGCACATGACCGCGCCAACCTTGGCTCCTGGAAATTCAACTCCTGTAGTCTctacccctgccccaccctcaaAGAGTGGGCATTTTGTAGATCTAGAGAGTTTTATTGGGCTGACAGGCTTTGTTCTCTGCCTTTTGTATTCTAG CATCCGCACTTCCAACAACAGCCAAGTAAGTAAGCTGACCCTGTCAGGAAGTGACAGCGTGATCCTCCGTGACACTGCTGCCAACGGCGGCAGCGACGAAGAGGACGGGCAGCCTCGGCGGGCTGTGGACAACGAGAAGGAAGGAGTGCAGTACAGCTACTTCTTATTCCACTTCATGCTCTCCTTGGCTTCCTTGTACATCATGATGACCCTTACCAGCTGGTACAG cCCTGATGCAGAGTTCCAGAGCATGACCAGCAAGTGGCCAGCTGTGTGGGTCAAGATCAGCTCCAGCTGGGTCTGCCTCCTCCTCTATGTCTGGACCCTCGTAGCTCCACTCGTCCTCACCAATCGTGACTTCAGCTGA
- the TTPAL gene encoding alpha-tocopherol transfer protein-like isoform X2 has product MSEESDSLRTSPSVASLSENELPPPAEPPGYVCSLTEDLVTKAREELQEKPEWRLRDVQALRDMVRKECPNLSTSLDDAFLLRFLRARKFDYDRALQLLVNYHSCRRSWPEVFNNLKPSALKDVLASGFLTVLPHTDPRGCHILCMRPDRWIPSNYPITENIRAIYLTLEKLIQSEETQDGFPIRIKAVHVVNEPRIFKGIFAIIKPFLKEKIANRFFLHGSDLNSLHTSLPRSILPKEYGGTAGELDITAWNAVLLASEEDFVREFCQTVPVCDSILGQALPPEGLTSDAQCDDSLRAVKSQLYSCY; this is encoded by the exons ATGTCAGAAGAAAGTGACTCTCTGCGGACCAGCCCCTCTGTGGCCTCACTCTCGGAAAATGAGCTGCCGCCGCCGGCTGAGCCTCCCGGCTACGTGTGCTCGCTGACGGAAGACCTGGTCACCAAAGCCAGGGAGGAGCTGCAGGAGAAGCCAGAATGGAGACTTCGAGACGTGCAGGCCCTCCGTGACATGGTGCGGAAGGAGTGCCCGAACCTGAGCACCTCCCTGGACGATGCCTTCCTGCTGCGCTTCCTCCGAGCCCGCAAGTTCGATTACGACCGGGCCCTGCAGCTCCTGGTCAACTACCACAGCTGCAGGAGAAGCTGGCCCGAGGTCTTCAACAACCTGAAGCCCTCGGCCTTGAAGGATGTCCTCGCCTCTGGATTCCTCACCGTGCTGCCCCACACCGACCCCCGGGGCTGCCATATCCTCTGCATGCGCCCAG ACAGATGGATACCGAGCAACTATCCAATTACCGAAAACATCCGAGCCATATACTTGACATTAGAAAAACTCATTCAGTCTGAAGAAACCCAG gaTGGCTTCCCCATTCGGATAAAAGCAGTCCATGTAGTGAATGAACCTCGAATATTTAAAGGCATTTTTGCCATCATAAAACCATTTCTGAAGGAGAAAATAGCAAACAGA TTTTTCCTCCATGGGTCTGACCTGAACTCTCTCCACACAAGCCTTCCCAGAAGCATTCTCCCCAAGGAGTACGGGGGCACGGCTGGAGAGCTCGACATCACTGCCTGGAACGCAGTGCTGCTGGCCTCGGAGGAGGACTTCGTGAGAGAGTTCTGCCAAACTGTCCCTGTCTGCGACAGCAtcctgggccaggccctgccaCCTGAGGGGCTGACCTCAGATGCGCAGTGTGATGATTCCCTGCGGGCCGTGAAATCACAGCTCTATTCCTGCTATTAG